A genomic region of Gossypium hirsutum isolate 1008001.06 chromosome D01, Gossypium_hirsutum_v2.1, whole genome shotgun sequence contains the following coding sequences:
- the LOC107921445 gene encoding myb family transcription factor PHL5 has product MNTQKLDCQENVEQNLGFSRDCNFEYIGFQQPWNMATPMVDGTVSHHPKSSSSSTILVGFQTPGAAFYATERCMGFPQYGSSSQGAATSFCSQYNKLCNSQLPSFHASGDNFSIQSLMKSQIFCNQYEKSSDKSCTTTQDPSHDLSNLLGTNAATLPNHFSVPFRGNQDQGAYCNSHGSSPAKLSFFLQEKQSSPGSFSVSPSSTGTVLTSKTRIRWTQDLHDKFVDCVKRLGGAEKATPKAILKLMDTEGLTIFHVKSHLQKYRIAKYMPDSAQGKSEKRNDLTQIDVKTGLHLTEALQLQLDVQRRLHEQLEIQRNLQLQIEEQGRQLKMMIDQQQKTSESLLKNQDFNISPFDPSISFQDVFETSIAESSGTGNISSKIS; this is encoded by the exons ATGAACACTCAGAAGCTTGATTGCCAAGAAAATGTAGAACAGAACCTTGGGTTCAGTAGGGACTGCAATTTTGAATATATTGGTTTTCAACAGCCATGGAACATGGCTACTCCCATGGTTGATGGAACTGTTTCGCATCAcccaaaatcatcatcttccagTACAATTCTGGTTGGTTTTCAGACACCAGGTGCTGCCTTTTATGCAACTGAAAGATGTATGGGGTTTCCACAGTACGGGTCATCGTCTCAAGGAGCTGCCACTTCTTTTTGTTCTCAATACAACAAGTTGTGCAATTCTCAGCTTCCTTCATTCCATGCCTCTGGGGACAACTTTTCCATCCAATCACTAATGAAATCCCAGATTTTTTGCAATCAATACGAGAAATCTTCGGATAAGTCCTGCACAACCACACAAGATCCCTCGCATGATCTAAGTAACTTGCTTGGAACCAATGCTGCCACCCTTCCCAATCACTTTTCTGTTCCTTTCCGAGGAAATCAAGATCAAGGG GCTTATTGTAATTCACATGGTTCTTCGCCTGCAAAGCTAAGTTTCTTTCTACAAGAGAAGCAATCAAGTCCCGGTAGCTTTTCGGTTTCTCCTAGTTCAACCGGCACGGTGCTCACCAGTAAAACTCGAATAAGGTGGACACAAGATCTCCACGACAAGTTCGTGGACTGTGTTAAACGCCTTGGGGGTGCTGAGA AAGCAACTCCAAAGGCAATTCTGAAACTAATGGATACTGAAGGATTGACCATCTTCCATGTGAAAAGCCATTTGCAG AAATACCGAATTGCAAAATACATGCCAGACTCTGCTCAAG GAAAATCAGAGAAAAGAAACGATTTAACTCAGATTGATGTCAAAAC TGGTTTGCACCTCACAGAGGCATTGCAGCTTCAGTTGGATGTTCAAAGACGTCTTCATGAACAATTAGAG ATTCAGCGAAATCTACAGCTTCAAATAGAAGAGCAAGGAAGGCAACTTAAGATGATGATTGATCAACAACAGAAAACTAGTGAAAGCCTCTTAAAAAACCAAGATTTCAACATCAGTCCATTTGATCCTTCAATTAGCTTTCAAGATGTTTTTGAAACTTCTATTGCAGAAAGTTCAGGAACTGGTAACATATCATCCAAGATAAGTTAG